The Microbacterium sp. KUDC0406 genome includes a window with the following:
- a CDS encoding M56 family metallopeptidase, with protein sequence MPLIADPSLAGAVVIPHAAIVGAAIALGLLALALAWPVPVALSRSSWPTRMPVIALLLWQAIGLAGGLSMIGALGLAGFAVAPQHPRYVLLPAIAFTVYLLTHLAITIVQVTRQRRHHLALLELLASPHPTRARTQVIDDAVPVAYCLPRGAGSVTVLSQGLLDRLDPDELVAVIAHERAHVEQRHDLLLLAFRAWRSALPWFPVAGRAEADVAALVEMLADDHARREVRDEVLARAILAVGADGVPGAERAVSGPTRVSDRFRRLAA encoded by the coding sequence ATGCCGCTGATCGCAGATCCGTCGCTCGCCGGGGCGGTCGTGATCCCGCACGCCGCGATCGTCGGCGCAGCGATCGCCCTCGGCCTGCTCGCGCTCGCCCTCGCCTGGCCGGTTCCGGTCGCGCTGTCACGCTCCTCCTGGCCCACGCGGATGCCGGTGATCGCCCTGCTGCTGTGGCAGGCGATCGGCCTCGCCGGAGGCCTCTCGATGATCGGGGCGCTGGGCCTCGCCGGATTCGCCGTCGCCCCGCAGCACCCCCGGTACGTGCTGCTCCCCGCGATCGCCTTCACGGTCTATCTGCTCACGCACCTGGCGATCACGATCGTGCAGGTCACCCGGCAGCGCCGGCACCACCTCGCGCTGCTCGAACTGCTGGCCTCGCCGCATCCGACCAGGGCGCGCACCCAGGTGATCGACGACGCCGTGCCGGTGGCGTACTGCCTGCCGCGCGGCGCGGGCTCGGTGACGGTGCTCTCGCAGGGGCTGCTCGACCGGCTGGATCCCGATGAGCTGGTCGCGGTCATCGCGCACGAGCGCGCACATGTCGAGCAGCGGCACGACCTGCTGCTGCTCGCCTTCCGCGCCTGGCGCTCCGCGCTGCCCTGGTTCCCCGTCGCCGGCCGCGCGGAGGCCGATGTCGCCGCACTCGTGGAGATGCTCGCCGATGACCACGCTCGCCGGGAGGTGCGCGATGAAGTGCTCGCGCGCGCGATCCTCGCGGTCGGCGCGGACGGCGTGCCGGGCGCCGAGCGGGCGGTGTCAGGCCCGACCCGCGTGAGCGACCGCTTCCGCCGTCTCGCGGCCTGA
- a CDS encoding BlaI/MecI/CopY family transcriptional regulator, protein MGTLGELERAVMDAIWDSAADSVTAYDVQDILQTQGRSLAATTLLTVLSRLEKKGFVVSDRSARPHRYRAVASRAEHTAELMHEVLVGAGDRSAVLARFVGGVSDEDAAVLRRLLDGGA, encoded by the coding sequence ATGGGAACGCTCGGAGAACTCGAACGCGCCGTCATGGATGCGATCTGGGATTCCGCCGCCGACTCCGTGACGGCCTACGACGTGCAGGACATCCTGCAGACCCAGGGGCGCTCGCTCGCCGCAACCACGCTGCTGACCGTGCTGTCCCGGCTCGAGAAGAAGGGGTTCGTGGTCTCGGACCGCTCGGCCCGCCCGCACCGGTACCGGGCGGTGGCCTCGCGCGCCGAGCACACCGCCGAGCTGATGCACGAGGTGCTCGTCGGAGCCGGCGACCGCTCCGCCGTGCTGGCCCGATTCGTCGGCGGCGTCTCGGACGAGGACGCCGCAGTACTGCGGCGCCTGCTCGACGGCGGCGCCTGA
- the cydB gene encoding cytochrome d ubiquinol oxidase subunit II: MEPLPVVWFTVIAVLWIGYLLLEGFDLGVGMHMIFSTRSERDRRVMLNTIGPVWDGNEVWLITAGAALFAAFPAWYASLFSALYVPLTITLVGLIVRAVGIEYRGKVATQRWRDVWTWMIGLGSLIVAFCIGAALALTSTGLPIDANGDRVGGPFVWLTVPAVLGGLAVVGFALAHSATFLGLKADGPVRERAGRFAARWAPLCLVPAAAWALWVQFSHGGSALAWTFIVLAVVGAVFGGVSAHGRREGLAFTGYAAFGLFGAGAVFAGMFPLVLPSTVDAAFDLTVWNASNSPYTLGVMTVVAAVALPVILLYQGWSYWIFRARVRPGSIPEAHIVLPAVLRADARPVR; the protein is encoded by the coding sequence ATGGAACCGCTGCCCGTCGTCTGGTTCACAGTGATCGCGGTGCTCTGGATCGGCTATCTGCTGCTGGAGGGGTTCGACCTCGGCGTGGGGATGCACATGATCTTCTCCACGCGCAGTGAGCGCGATCGCCGGGTGATGCTGAACACCATCGGCCCGGTGTGGGATGGGAACGAGGTGTGGCTGATCACCGCAGGGGCGGCGCTGTTCGCGGCATTCCCGGCCTGGTACGCGTCGCTGTTCTCGGCGCTGTACGTGCCGCTCACCATCACCCTGGTGGGGCTGATCGTGCGCGCGGTGGGCATCGAGTACCGCGGCAAGGTGGCGACGCAGCGCTGGCGCGACGTCTGGACCTGGATGATCGGACTCGGCTCCCTCATCGTGGCGTTCTGCATCGGCGCCGCGCTGGCTCTGACCTCGACCGGACTTCCGATCGACGCCAACGGCGATCGTGTCGGTGGTCCCTTCGTCTGGCTGACTGTCCCGGCCGTGCTCGGCGGGCTCGCCGTCGTGGGCTTCGCCCTTGCGCACTCCGCGACGTTCCTCGGTCTCAAAGCCGACGGCCCGGTGCGTGAGCGCGCCGGCCGGTTCGCCGCGCGGTGGGCGCCGCTCTGCCTGGTGCCCGCCGCGGCATGGGCGCTGTGGGTGCAGTTCTCGCACGGTGGCAGCGCGCTGGCCTGGACCTTCATCGTGCTGGCGGTCGTCGGCGCCGTGTTCGGCGGGGTGTCGGCCCATGGCCGCCGTGAGGGCCTCGCCTTCACCGGCTACGCCGCGTTCGGTCTCTTCGGCGCCGGGGCCGTCTTCGCCGGGATGTTCCCCCTTGTGCTGCCCTCGACGGTGGATGCCGCGTTCGACCTGACCGTCTGGAACGCCTCGAACAGTCCCTACACCCTGGGTGTGATGACCGTGGTCGCCGCCGTGGCGCTGCCGGTGATCCTGCTCTACCAGGGCTGGAGCTACTGGATCTTCCGGGCGCGGGTGCGCCCCGGGTCGATTCCCGAGGCGCACATCGTGCTGCCGGCGGTGCTGCGGGCGGATGCCCGGCCGGTACGCTGA
- a CDS encoding calcium:proton antiporter encodes MTLRTVLTRTVVLRLILGWGAFIAALLAGPLLSESLPGPVLLAVLAAIVAVIIVCAFGVVTEAEHLAHRLGDPYGTLVLTLSIVLIEVILISAVMLGPGEHATIARDSVMAVSMIILNLVVGVALLVGGIRHHSLRANSTGVSAYLSLLVVLLMTAFFLPGLIGEGGAYTPGQAIPIIVLTLLLYGFFLARQTGAQAADFIEPGHAEDVAAPRRPIREILREHRSEILLRTAVLVATVLPIVLLSHDMATLLDDGLDRLGAPVALSGILIAMIVFLPETITTVRAAFGGEMQRVTNLCHGALVSTVGLTIPAVLIIGLLTGQTVLLAETPANLVLLAATLLLTVATFAGRRVSAIGGSAHLMLFAVYGLTVFA; translated from the coding sequence ATGACTCTCAGAACCGTCCTCACCCGGACCGTCGTCCTCCGCCTCATCCTCGGCTGGGGTGCCTTCATCGCCGCCCTGCTCGCAGGGCCGCTGCTGTCAGAGTCCCTCCCGGGGCCGGTGCTGCTCGCGGTGCTCGCAGCCATCGTGGCGGTGATCATCGTATGCGCCTTCGGCGTGGTGACCGAGGCCGAGCATCTCGCGCACCGCCTGGGCGACCCCTACGGCACCCTGGTGCTGACCCTCTCGATCGTGCTGATCGAGGTGATCCTCATCTCGGCCGTCATGCTCGGCCCCGGCGAGCACGCCACCATCGCTCGGGACTCGGTGATGGCGGTGTCGATGATCATCCTGAACCTCGTCGTCGGCGTCGCGCTGCTCGTCGGCGGCATCCGGCACCACTCACTGCGCGCCAACAGCACCGGCGTCTCCGCCTACCTCTCGCTGCTCGTGGTGCTCCTGATGACGGCGTTCTTCCTCCCCGGCCTGATCGGCGAAGGCGGCGCGTACACCCCGGGGCAGGCGATCCCGATCATCGTGCTCACCCTGCTGCTCTACGGCTTCTTCCTGGCCCGGCAGACCGGTGCGCAGGCGGCGGACTTCATAGAGCCGGGACACGCCGAGGATGTCGCGGCGCCGCGCAGGCCGATCCGCGAGATCCTGCGCGAGCACCGCAGCGAGATCCTCCTCCGCACCGCCGTGCTCGTCGCGACGGTGCTGCCGATCGTGCTGCTCTCGCACGACATGGCGACTCTGCTCGACGACGGCCTCGACCGGCTCGGCGCCCCGGTCGCGCTGTCCGGCATCCTCATCGCCATGATCGTGTTCCTGCCCGAGACGATCACCACCGTCCGCGCCGCGTTCGGCGGCGAGATGCAGCGCGTCACCAACCTCTGCCACGGCGCACTCGTCTCGACCGTCGGCCTGACCATCCCTGCGGTGCTCATCATCGGGCTGCTCACCGGGCAGACCGTGCTGCTGGCCGAGACGCCCGCGAACCTGGTGCTGCTCGCCGCCACGCTGCTGCTCACCGTGGCGACCTTCGCCGGCCGCAGGGTGTCGGCGATCGGCGGCTCTGCGCACCTGATGCTGTTCGCCGTCTACGGTCTCACGGTGTTCGCGTAG
- a CDS encoding NAD(P)-binding domain-containing protein: MEPLDSIVIGAGQAGLSASYHLGRLGIDHLVLDADDAPGGAWRHRWDALSMHDVHGVAELPGSAPPPLSAARANQVVPAYFAEYERLHDLPVVRPVHVDRVDDEDGTLVVHAGDRSWRTRTLVNATGTWSHPFLPHYPGMETFLGEQLHTVDYPGPEHFAGKRVLVVGGGASAVQFLGALAPIAEVLWATRREPVWRQDDFTPEAGAAAVALVEQRVARGLAPQSVVSVTGLMLREQEGEAERLGVYDRRLPMFERIEPDGVRWADGRFERVDAILWATGFRPAVSHLAPLHLRSAAGGIRLDREGRGTTAIVDPRVQMVGYGPSASTIGANRAGRRAALGVQAMLAATPAAVPGS, encoded by the coding sequence GTGGAACCCCTCGACAGCATCGTGATCGGCGCCGGACAGGCCGGACTCTCGGCGTCGTATCACCTGGGCCGTCTCGGCATCGATCACCTCGTGCTCGACGCCGACGATGCGCCGGGTGGGGCGTGGCGGCATCGCTGGGACGCCCTCTCCATGCACGACGTGCACGGTGTGGCCGAGCTGCCCGGCTCGGCGCCCCCGCCACTGAGCGCCGCGCGGGCCAATCAGGTCGTGCCCGCCTACTTCGCGGAGTACGAGCGGCTGCACGACCTGCCGGTGGTCCGTCCGGTGCACGTCGATCGCGTCGACGATGAGGACGGCACGCTGGTCGTGCACGCGGGTGACCGGAGCTGGCGCACCCGCACCCTCGTGAACGCGACGGGCACGTGGTCGCACCCGTTCCTGCCGCACTATCCCGGTATGGAGACCTTCCTGGGCGAACAGCTGCATACGGTGGACTATCCGGGTCCCGAGCATTTCGCGGGCAAGCGGGTCCTCGTGGTCGGCGGCGGAGCATCCGCGGTGCAGTTCCTCGGCGCGCTCGCACCGATCGCCGAGGTGCTGTGGGCCACGAGGCGCGAGCCGGTCTGGCGGCAGGACGACTTCACGCCTGAGGCGGGCGCCGCGGCCGTGGCACTCGTCGAGCAGCGGGTCGCGCGGGGTCTCGCGCCGCAGAGCGTGGTGAGCGTGACCGGGCTGATGCTGCGCGAGCAGGAGGGCGAGGCCGAGCGTCTCGGGGTGTACGACCGGCGCCTGCCGATGTTCGAGCGGATCGAGCCCGACGGCGTGCGCTGGGCCGACGGGCGCTTCGAGCGTGTCGACGCGATCCTCTGGGCGACAGGATTCCGGCCCGCGGTCTCGCACCTCGCTCCGCTGCATCTGCGCAGTGCCGCCGGCGGTATCCGGCTCGACCGGGAAGGGCGGGGAACGACGGCCATCGTGGACCCTCGCGTGCAGATGGTCGGCTACGGCCCGTCCGCGAGCACGATCGGCGCGAATCGAGCCGGCCGGCGGGCCGCGCTGGGCGTGCAGGCCATGCTGGCTGCGACGCCGGCGGCGGTTCCCGGTTCCTGA
- a CDS encoding HNH endonuclease signature motif containing protein: protein MTADVFPDLEQRTALLDAWVRTRRGIARLEAEASGLLAERMRVFEADGRANSEVSDVAYRSMVSEYAAAGHLAKMTTQSAFADAAALDADFPAVREALREGRLTPAHVREICRAGAIVREAVMNGTADADALDVFAEAAVKIAEADSPGRTRPQVQAVAATIAQVTLRERHAKAAEERCVSIQLLDDGLARLVAVLPEYLAVAIYDRLTRITRKIAQETRKAENEATTKTGDAEADATEADAGAGIPDDVWADDESTGEDDEWAGGNEERPGEEWNGDEWNGDEEWAAAAYAKADDQDLAPWDDGYHDDVPDAWADRDAEDDLAVQLDLAASVHAGILDPDVACPNLIPEWMITEVHHDRAPSPPGPPPTPPHPAPRAGNRTYDQIRADILTDLLLSADPSDMQGTGLDNITGHIQVTIAATTLTGANDLLAELDGHGPLHPDLARNIASRNTGWTRLFLNPTGMITETDTYTPTESMKKFLRARDEHCRFPGCRLPATSCEIDHNHDYALGGRTTIDNLTHLCPGHHALKHPDLHDKDRWTARLLDDGSLSWTSPLGRNYTDPPTRRVMFT, encoded by the coding sequence ATGACAGCGGACGTCTTCCCCGATCTCGAGCAGCGTACGGCGCTGCTGGATGCGTGGGTGCGGACGCGTCGGGGGATCGCCCGGTTGGAGGCGGAGGCGTCGGGTCTGCTGGCGGAGCGGATGCGGGTGTTCGAGGCTGACGGGCGCGCGAACAGTGAGGTCAGTGATGTGGCGTACCGGTCCATGGTGTCCGAGTACGCCGCGGCCGGGCATCTGGCGAAGATGACCACGCAGTCCGCGTTCGCGGATGCCGCGGCGCTGGATGCGGACTTCCCTGCGGTGCGGGAGGCGTTGCGGGAGGGACGGCTCACCCCGGCGCATGTGCGGGAGATCTGCCGGGCCGGCGCGATCGTCCGCGAAGCGGTGATGAACGGGACTGCGGATGCCGACGCGCTGGATGTGTTCGCCGAGGCGGCCGTGAAGATCGCCGAAGCCGACTCCCCCGGCCGGACACGCCCGCAGGTGCAGGCGGTGGCCGCGACGATCGCGCAGGTGACGCTGCGGGAGCGGCATGCGAAAGCCGCAGAGGAGCGCTGCGTGAGCATCCAGCTGCTCGACGACGGACTCGCCCGGCTGGTCGCCGTGCTCCCCGAGTACCTCGCCGTGGCGATCTACGACCGACTCACCCGGATCACCCGCAAGATCGCACAGGAGACCCGCAAAGCCGAGAACGAAGCCACCACGAAGACCGGGGATGCAGAGGCAGACGCCACGGAGGCAGATGCCGGCGCGGGGATTCCAGACGATGTCTGGGCAGACGACGAATCGACCGGTGAAGACGACGAGTGGGCCGGCGGCAATGAAGAGCGGCCCGGCGAAGAGTGGAACGGCGACGAGTGGAACGGTGACGAGGAGTGGGCCGCTGCCGCGTACGCGAAGGCGGATGACCAGGATCTGGCTCCCTGGGACGACGGCTACCACGACGACGTCCCCGATGCGTGGGCCGACCGGGACGCCGAGGACGACCTCGCCGTACAGCTCGACCTCGCCGCATCCGTGCACGCCGGGATCCTCGACCCCGATGTCGCCTGCCCCAACCTCATCCCCGAGTGGATGATCACCGAGGTCCACCACGACCGGGCCCCCTCACCGCCCGGCCCACCACCGACACCACCACACCCCGCACCCAGAGCCGGGAACCGCACCTACGACCAGATCCGCGCCGACATCCTCACCGACCTGCTCCTTTCCGCCGACCCCTCCGACATGCAGGGCACCGGCCTGGACAACATCACCGGACACATCCAGGTCACAATCGCAGCGACCACCCTCACCGGCGCGAACGACCTGCTCGCCGAACTCGACGGACACGGACCCCTGCACCCCGACCTGGCACGGAACATCGCCTCCCGCAACACCGGCTGGACACGCCTGTTCCTGAACCCCACCGGCATGATCACCGAGACCGACACCTACACCCCCACCGAGAGCATGAAGAAGTTCCTCCGCGCCCGCGACGAACACTGCCGATTCCCCGGATGCCGCCTCCCCGCCACCAGCTGCGAAATCGACCACAACCACGACTACGCACTCGGCGGCAGAACCACGATCGACAACCTCACCCACCTCTGCCCCGGACACCACGCCCTCAAACACCCCGACCTGCACGACAAAGACCGCTGGACCGCCCGCCTGCTCGACGACGGAAGCCTGTCCTGGACCAGCCCACTCGGCCGCAACTACACCGACCCACCCACCCGCCGCGTCATGTTCACGTGA